One Oryza brachyantha chromosome 3, ObraRS2, whole genome shotgun sequence DNA segment encodes these proteins:
- the LOC102715274 gene encoding rho GTPase-activating protein REN1-like isoform X1, with the protein MSASEFRIPYQQVSSSQPAENAGQYKVCRCGEGDPNIQSTDTSETGDSSPTSCPNCQVLKSGHLLLSSKGIGWTTWKKRWFILTRASLVFFRSDPNAPPRGNEPIVTLGGIDLNNSGSVVVKEDRKLLTVLFPDSRDGRTFTLKAETTEELNEWKSALENALAHAPAAANTVGQNPIFSTDIAEPTEAPSEQPEDKSVIGRPAEFSLVDADGSPAFLEKALKFIEDYGVKVEGILRQSADVEEVKRRVRDYEKGKIEFSQEEDAHVIGDCIKYVLREMPSSPVPAPCCTALVGAYRTDKTRRLDAMNKVIYEVFPEPNRELLQRILKMMQIVGSHKAVNRMSPSALAACMAPLLLRPLLLGECEIDNDFSMAGDGSFQLLQAAAAANHAQAIVIIMLEEYDQIFDDLNDGSCSSDAYTESEDGDFDKEYSTENDVPEEDGSYDSGEDNIEEDMDDNTEHSSGASECDNNIRSNVSDDKVKKNYSGTASNGNVQGLQPPTKAAKNGAAREDTNQISSVPPVENTSQMESNDPSTRKQQLYESNGSTDQTEKLNVHSSSSRAKFMEKSCISRNKSKRTSWGRTSARKDMSADEIDYCSDDETLIEKLENNKMDLQSKITKEVKENSILQGSLERRKEELHERRLALEKEVENLRDQLQKERSLRASLESGLMNLRRGQVSLPSTIDSKTKADLEEVSTAEADILNLKQKVSDLRGQLNNQVQMSCTSLCDSCNKRLLNTDKLSEDEQNTASSNVGPNSISDMADIEQYRKQTRQHMSSGGMASNEQSSTFGQRAQRLLSSKGEIVKDGQDGSFTSKWNLAQKQYSNNPLLGRLGSNAYSGTRPEDSGAVPFALAKLTSRLNFLKERRALLASEMQNLNLARPPGPTAPTPKRDST; encoded by the exons ATGTCAGCTTCAGAGTTCAGGATTCCTTACCAGCAA GTATCATCTTCACAGCCTGCTGAGAATGCAGGTCAGTACAAGGTCTGCCGATGTGGGGAAGGAGACCCAAACATTCAGAGTACAGACACATCTGAAACTGGTGACAGTTCGCCAACCAGTTGTCCTAATTGCCAG GTTCTTAAGAGCGGGCACTTACTGCTCTCATCTAAAG GAATTGGTTGGACAACATGGAAAAAGCGCTGGTTTATTCTTACAAGGGCATCACTAGTGTTCTTCAGAAGTGATCCT AATGCACCTCCTAGAGGAAATGAACCAATTGTTACACTTGGTGGAATTGACTTAAATAACTCCGGAAG TGTCGTGGTCAAAGAAGACAGGAAACTTTTGACGGTGTTATTTCCCGATTCCCGTGATGGGCGTACATTCACTCTGAAG GCAGAGACTACAGAAGAGCTCAACGAATGGAAAAGTGCGTTAGAGAATGCTCTGGCACATGCACCTGCTGCAGCGAATACTGTTGGCCAAAATCCAATTTTCAGCACTGACATCGCAGAGCCTACTGAAGCTCCATCTGAACAGC CGGAGGATAAATCTGTTATTGGCAGACCTGCAGAGTTTTCCCTTGTAGATGCTGATGGTAGTCCAGCTTTCCTGGAGAAGGCCTTGAAGTTCATTGAAGATTATG GTGTCAAGGTGGAAGGAATCCTCCGTCAGTCTGCTGATGTTGAAGAAGTCAAACGCAGAGTCCGAGACTATGAAAAGG GGAAAATCGAGTTCTCCCAAGAAGAGGATGCACATGTTATTGGTGACTGTATCAAG TATGTTCTTCGAGAGATGCCATCATCTCCTGTTCCCGCACCATGTTGCACTGCATTGGTTGGAGCTTACC GAACCGACAAAACAAGAAGGCTTGATGCTATGAATAAAGTGATTTATGAAGTTTTTCCAGAACCGAACCGAGAACTATTGCAGAG gaTTCTTAAGATGATGCAGATTGTTGGATCCCACAAAGCTGTGAATAGGATGTCTCCGTCGGCTTTGGCAGCTTGCATGGCCCCACTCCTTCTCCGACCTCTTCTTCTCGGTGAATGTGAAATTGACAATGACTTTAGTATGGCTGGGGATGGTTCATTCCAGCTGCTtcaagctgcagctgctgccaaCCATGCTCAAGCAATCGTCATCATTATGCTCGAGGAATATGATCAGATATTTGAT GACTTGAATGATGGTTCATGTTCTTCAGATGCATATACTGAGTCCGAAGATGGTGATTTTGACAAAGAATATTCCACAGAGAATGATGTCCCTGAAGAGGATGGCTCTTATGATTCTGGTGAGGATAACATTGAAGAAGACATGGATGATAATACTGAGCATTCCTCTGGTGCCAGTGAATGTGACAACAACATTAGGAGCAATGTCTCTGATGACAAG gttaaaaaaaattactctgGCACGGCATCTAATGGCAATGTTCAGGGCTTACAACCTCCTACAAAAGCCGCAAAAAATGGTGCGGCAAGGGAAGACACTAATCAAATTTCTTCTGTTCCACCAGTGGAGAACACTTCCCAAATGGAGAGCAATGATCCATCCACTCGAAAACAACAATTGTACGAGTCAAATGGATCTACAGATCAAACAGAAAAGTTGAATGTtcactcatcatcatcaagagCAAAATTTATGGAGAAATCATGCATCTCAAGAAATAAGAGCAAAAGGACCTCATGGGGCCGTACTTCA GCAAGAAAGGACATGTCAGCTGATGAGATTGACTATTGCAGTGATGATGA GACTCTTATTGAGAAGCTTGAGAACAACAAGATGGATCTTCAATCTAAAATTACAAAGGAG GTGAAAGAAAATTCAATCCTCCAGGGAAGTCTCgaaagaaggaaagaagaatTGCACGAACGTCGTTTAGCACTTGAAAAAGAA GTGGAAAATTTGCGAGATCAGCTACAGAAGGAGAGAAGTTTGAGGGCCTCATTGGAGTCTGGGTTGATGAATTTGCGAAGAGGGCAAGTGTCCTTGCCATCGACAATTGATAGcaag ACTAAGGCTGATCTTGAGGAAGTTTCTACTGCTGAAGCTGATATTTTGAACTTGAAGCAAAAGGTTTCCGATCTCCGTGGACAACTCAACAACCAGGTCCAGATGAGCTGCACCTCATTATGTGACTCATGCAACAAACGACTCCTAAATACAGACAAGCTTTCCGA AGATGAACAGAATACTGCATCATCAAATGTTGGGCCCAATTCTATCTCTGACATG GCTGATATTGAGCAATACAGGAAGCAAACCAGACAACATATGAGTTCGGGAG GTATGGCATCCAATGAGCAATCAAGCACCTTCGGCCAAAGGGCTCAAAGATTGTTGTCTTCTAAGGGTGAGATTGTGAAGGATGGCCAAGATGGATCATTTACATCAAAGTGGAACTTGGCACAGAAACAATACTCAAATAATCCACTATTAGGAAGACTTGGATCAAATGCCTATTCGGGTACTAGACCAGAG GACTCTGGGGCTGTACCATTTGCATTAGCCAAGCTGACAAGCCGGCtcaattttttgaaagaaagaagggcGCTTCTTGCAAGCGAGAtgcaaaacttaaatttggctCGCCCGCCAGGGCCTACAGCTCCAACTCCAAAGAGAGATTCTACTTGA
- the LOC102715274 gene encoding rho GTPase-activating protein REN1-like isoform X2, which translates to MSASEFRIPYQQVSSSQPAENAGQYKVCRCGEGDPNIQSTDTSETGDSSPTSCPNCQVLKSGHLLLSSKGIGWTTWKKRWFILTRASLVFFRSDPNAPPRGNEPIVTLGGIDLNNSGSVVVKEDRKLLTVLFPDSRDGRTFTLKAETTEELNEWKSALENALAHAPAAANTVGQNPIFSTDIAEPTEAPSEQPEDKSVIGRPAEFSLVDADGSPAFLEKALKFIEDYGVKVEGILRQSADVEEVKRRVRDYEKGKIEFSQEEDAHVIGDCIKYVLREMPSSPVPAPCCTALVGAYRTDKTRRLDAMNKVIYEVFPEPNRELLQRILKMMQIVGSHKAVNRMSPSALAACMAPLLLRPLLLGECEIDNDFSMAGDGSFQLLQAAAAANHAQAIVIIMLEEYDQIFDDLNDGSCSSDAYTESEDGDFDKEYSTENDVPEEDGSYDSGEDNIEEDMDDNTEHSSGASECDNNIRSNVSDDKVKKNYSGTASNGNVQGLQPPTKAAKNGAAREDTNQISSVPPVENTSQMESNDPSTRKQQLYESNGSTDQTEKLNVHSSSSRAKFMEKSCISRNKSKRTSWGRTSARKDMSADEIDYCSDDETLIEKLENNKMDLQSKITKEVKENSILQGSLERRKEELHERRLALEKEVENLRDQLQKERSLRASLESGLMNLRRGQVSLPSTIDSKQKVSDLRGQLNNQVQMSCTSLCDSCNKRLLNTDKLSEDEQNTASSNVGPNSISDMADIEQYRKQTRQHMSSGGMASNEQSSTFGQRAQRLLSSKGEIVKDGQDGSFTSKWNLAQKQYSNNPLLGRLGSNAYSGTRPEDSGAVPFALAKLTSRLNFLKERRALLASEMQNLNLARPPGPTAPTPKRDST; encoded by the exons ATGTCAGCTTCAGAGTTCAGGATTCCTTACCAGCAA GTATCATCTTCACAGCCTGCTGAGAATGCAGGTCAGTACAAGGTCTGCCGATGTGGGGAAGGAGACCCAAACATTCAGAGTACAGACACATCTGAAACTGGTGACAGTTCGCCAACCAGTTGTCCTAATTGCCAG GTTCTTAAGAGCGGGCACTTACTGCTCTCATCTAAAG GAATTGGTTGGACAACATGGAAAAAGCGCTGGTTTATTCTTACAAGGGCATCACTAGTGTTCTTCAGAAGTGATCCT AATGCACCTCCTAGAGGAAATGAACCAATTGTTACACTTGGTGGAATTGACTTAAATAACTCCGGAAG TGTCGTGGTCAAAGAAGACAGGAAACTTTTGACGGTGTTATTTCCCGATTCCCGTGATGGGCGTACATTCACTCTGAAG GCAGAGACTACAGAAGAGCTCAACGAATGGAAAAGTGCGTTAGAGAATGCTCTGGCACATGCACCTGCTGCAGCGAATACTGTTGGCCAAAATCCAATTTTCAGCACTGACATCGCAGAGCCTACTGAAGCTCCATCTGAACAGC CGGAGGATAAATCTGTTATTGGCAGACCTGCAGAGTTTTCCCTTGTAGATGCTGATGGTAGTCCAGCTTTCCTGGAGAAGGCCTTGAAGTTCATTGAAGATTATG GTGTCAAGGTGGAAGGAATCCTCCGTCAGTCTGCTGATGTTGAAGAAGTCAAACGCAGAGTCCGAGACTATGAAAAGG GGAAAATCGAGTTCTCCCAAGAAGAGGATGCACATGTTATTGGTGACTGTATCAAG TATGTTCTTCGAGAGATGCCATCATCTCCTGTTCCCGCACCATGTTGCACTGCATTGGTTGGAGCTTACC GAACCGACAAAACAAGAAGGCTTGATGCTATGAATAAAGTGATTTATGAAGTTTTTCCAGAACCGAACCGAGAACTATTGCAGAG gaTTCTTAAGATGATGCAGATTGTTGGATCCCACAAAGCTGTGAATAGGATGTCTCCGTCGGCTTTGGCAGCTTGCATGGCCCCACTCCTTCTCCGACCTCTTCTTCTCGGTGAATGTGAAATTGACAATGACTTTAGTATGGCTGGGGATGGTTCATTCCAGCTGCTtcaagctgcagctgctgccaaCCATGCTCAAGCAATCGTCATCATTATGCTCGAGGAATATGATCAGATATTTGAT GACTTGAATGATGGTTCATGTTCTTCAGATGCATATACTGAGTCCGAAGATGGTGATTTTGACAAAGAATATTCCACAGAGAATGATGTCCCTGAAGAGGATGGCTCTTATGATTCTGGTGAGGATAACATTGAAGAAGACATGGATGATAATACTGAGCATTCCTCTGGTGCCAGTGAATGTGACAACAACATTAGGAGCAATGTCTCTGATGACAAG gttaaaaaaaattactctgGCACGGCATCTAATGGCAATGTTCAGGGCTTACAACCTCCTACAAAAGCCGCAAAAAATGGTGCGGCAAGGGAAGACACTAATCAAATTTCTTCTGTTCCACCAGTGGAGAACACTTCCCAAATGGAGAGCAATGATCCATCCACTCGAAAACAACAATTGTACGAGTCAAATGGATCTACAGATCAAACAGAAAAGTTGAATGTtcactcatcatcatcaagagCAAAATTTATGGAGAAATCATGCATCTCAAGAAATAAGAGCAAAAGGACCTCATGGGGCCGTACTTCA GCAAGAAAGGACATGTCAGCTGATGAGATTGACTATTGCAGTGATGATGA GACTCTTATTGAGAAGCTTGAGAACAACAAGATGGATCTTCAATCTAAAATTACAAAGGAG GTGAAAGAAAATTCAATCCTCCAGGGAAGTCTCgaaagaaggaaagaagaatTGCACGAACGTCGTTTAGCACTTGAAAAAGAA GTGGAAAATTTGCGAGATCAGCTACAGAAGGAGAGAAGTTTGAGGGCCTCATTGGAGTCTGGGTTGATGAATTTGCGAAGAGGGCAAGTGTCCTTGCCATCGACAATTGATAGcaag CAAAAGGTTTCCGATCTCCGTGGACAACTCAACAACCAGGTCCAGATGAGCTGCACCTCATTATGTGACTCATGCAACAAACGACTCCTAAATACAGACAAGCTTTCCGA AGATGAACAGAATACTGCATCATCAAATGTTGGGCCCAATTCTATCTCTGACATG GCTGATATTGAGCAATACAGGAAGCAAACCAGACAACATATGAGTTCGGGAG GTATGGCATCCAATGAGCAATCAAGCACCTTCGGCCAAAGGGCTCAAAGATTGTTGTCTTCTAAGGGTGAGATTGTGAAGGATGGCCAAGATGGATCATTTACATCAAAGTGGAACTTGGCACAGAAACAATACTCAAATAATCCACTATTAGGAAGACTTGGATCAAATGCCTATTCGGGTACTAGACCAGAG GACTCTGGGGCTGTACCATTTGCATTAGCCAAGCTGACAAGCCGGCtcaattttttgaaagaaagaagggcGCTTCTTGCAAGCGAGAtgcaaaacttaaatttggctCGCCCGCCAGGGCCTACAGCTCCAACTCCAAAGAGAGATTCTACTTGA